The following coding sequences lie in one Numida meleagris isolate 19003 breed g44 Domestic line chromosome Z, NumMel1.0, whole genome shotgun sequence genomic window:
- the MARVELD2 gene encoding MARVEL domain-containing protein 2 has translation MSRSALPSSAGAASPFPPPPLPLQPPLGPDAGPGGGQAELKPVRRFVPDSWKNFFKGRRGRDAGWDSAASDIRYVSDGTPCSPPASPGPPRCSGERCAESGGSCRSQEAEAMLRGDSLRAPTGLTYSEQVEAYRQRYAYMKSWAGLLRLLGVAELLLGAAVFACVTAYVHKDNEWYNMFGYSQPYGYGTGAAYGGYYYSGPKTPFVLVVAGVAWIVTIVLLVLGMSMYYRTILLDSSWWPLTEFGINVAMFLLYMSAGIVYVNDINRGGLCYYQLFKTPINASFCRVEGGQTAAIIFLFVTVVVYLISALVSLKLWRHEAARRHREQMEQEMKTQLSLPDKKYDSDDAPREEVAYRQLKSMERKPELLNGHIPAGHIPKPIVMPDYLAKYPAIQTNEMRDRYKAVFNDQFAEYKELSVEVHAVLKKFNELEALMRQLPHHPGNIYEQERISRVLQEYEKKKNDPAFLEKKERCEYLKNKLSHIKQRIQDYDKVMNWKVQI, from the exons ATGTCGCGGAGCGCCTTGCCGTCGTCCGCCGGGGCCGCCTCCCCCTTCCCGCCGCCCCCGCTGCCGCTGCAGCCGCCCCTCGGTCCGGACGCGGGCCCCGGCGGCGGGCAGGCCGAGCTGAAGCCGGTGCGGCGCTTCGTTCCCGACTCttggaaaaacttcttcaagGGGAGGCGCGGGCGAGACGCGGGCTGGGACAGCGCGGCGTCCGACATCAGGTACGTCTCGGACGGGACGCCGTGCTCGCCTCCCGCCTCTCCCGGCCCGCCGCGCTGCTCCGGGGAGCGCTGCGCGGAGTCGGGGGGCAGCTGCCGCTCGCAGGAGGCCGAGGCCATGCTGCGCGGGGACTCGCTGCGCGCGCCCACCGGGCTGACGTACAGCGAGCAGGTGGAGGCCTACCGGCAGCGCTACGCCTACATGAAGTCCTGGGCCGGGCTGCTGCGGCTGCTCGGCGTGGccgagctgctgctgggcgCCGCCGTCTTCGCCTGCGTAACCGCCTACGTGCACAAGGACAACGAGTGGTACAACATGTTCGGCTACTCGCAGCCCTACGGCTACGGCACCGGCGCTGCCTACGGCGGCTATTACTACAGCGGACCCAAAACGCCCTTCGTGCTGGTGGTGGCGGGCGTGGCGTGGATCGTCACCATCGTGCTGCTGGTGCTCGGCATGTCCATGTACTACCGCACCATCCTCCTCGACTCCAGCTGGTGGCCGCTGACTGAGTTCGGCATTAACGTGGCCATGTTCCTGCTGTACATGTCCGCTGGCATAGTGTACGTCAATGACATCAACCGAGGGGGGCTCTGCTATTACCAGCTGTTTAAGACGCCGATAAACGCCTCTTTCTGCCGTGTGGAAGGAGGACAGACGGCGGCGATCATCTTCTTGTTTGTCACGGTGGTCGTTTATCTGATTAGCGCGTTGGTTTCGCTGAAGCTGTGGAGGCACGAGGCAGCCAGGAGGCACAGGGAGCAGATGGAGCAAGAG atgAAGACACAGTTGTCTTTACCGGACAAAAAG tatgACAGTGACGACGCACCAAGAGAAGAGGTCGCTTACAGGCAGCTTAAATCAATGGAAAGGAAACCAGAACTACTTAATGGTCACATACCTGCAGGCCACATTCCTAAACCTATAGTGATGCCAGATTACTTAGC gaaataccCAGCAattcaaacaaatgaaatgcGAGACCGGTATAAAGCAGTGTTCAATGATCAGTTTGCTGAGTATAAAGAACTGTCTGTGGAAGTTCATGCTGTATTAAAAAAGTTTAATGAGCTAGAAGCATTGATGAGACAGCTTCCTCACCATCCTGGAAACATATAT GAGCAGGAAAGGATATCAAGAGTTCTACAAGAatatgagaagaagaaaaat GATCCtgcatttctggagaaaaaggaaCGTTGTGAATACCTGAAGAATAAGCTTTCTCACATAAAACAACGAATTCAGGACTATGATAAAGTTATGAACTGGAAAGTACAAATTTAG
- the GTF2H2 gene encoding general transcription factor IIH subunit 2 encodes MDDEPERTKRWEGGYERTWEILKEDESGSLKATIEDILFKAKRKRIYEHHGQVRLGMMRHLYVVVDGSRTMEDQDLKPNRLTCTLKLLEYFVEEFFDQNPISQMGLIVTKSKRAEKMTELSGNSKKHLAALKKAVDMNCHGEPSLYNSLNLAMQTLKHMPGHTSREVLIVFSSLTTCDPANIYELIKCLKAVKIRVSVIGLSAEVRVCTVLTRETGGTYHVILDESHYKELLMHHVSPPPASSSSECSLIRMGFPQHTIASLSDQDAKPSFSMAQLENNSEPCLTLDGYFCPQCRAKYCELPVECKICGLTLVSAPHLARSYHHLFPLDAFQEIPLEEYQGERYCQGCQAEIKDQNVYICKVCKNAFCVECDVFVHDSLHCCPGCIHEHPAPVSV; translated from the exons ATGGACGACGAGCCCGAGAGGACTAAGCGCTGGGAAGGAGGCTACGAGAGAACGTG GGAAATACTGAAAGAAGACGAATCCGGGTCGCTGAAAGCAACCATCGAGGACATCCTCTTCAAAGCGAAGAGGAAAAG aatctaCGAACACCATGGACAAGTCCGGCTGGGAATG ATGCGTCACCTTTATGTGGTTGTTGATGGATCAAGAACTATGGAGGACCAAGATCTAAAACCGAACAGACTTACTTGCACTTTGAAG TTACTCGAGTATTTTGTTGAAGAGTTCTTTGACCAAAATCCTATTAGTCAG atGGGCTTAATTGTAACCAAGAgtaaaagagctgaaaaaatgacagaactTTCAG GTAACTCGAAAAAGCACCTAGCTGCTCTGAAGAAAGCTGTGGATATGAACTGCCATGGAGAGCCATCTCTGTATAATTCCCTGAATTTGGCCATGCAGACTTTAAA GCATATGCCAGGACATACCAGCAGAGAGGTTTTAATCGTCTTCAGCAGTCTTACAACATGTGATCCAGCCAACATCTATGAGCTAATCAAG tgTCTAAAAGCAGTTAAGATCAGAGTGTCTGTCATCGGTCTGAGTGCTGAAGTTCGAGTCTGCACAGTACTGACCCGAGAAACTGGGG GAACATACCACGTTATTTTAGATGAAAGTCACTATAAGGAGCTGCTGATGCATCATGTTAGTCCTCCACCTGCCAGTTCAAGTTCGGAGTGCTCCCTTATTCGAATGG GTTTTCCTCAGCACACTATTGCTTCCCTTTCTGACCAAGATGCAAAGCCATCTTTTAGCATGGC ACAATTGGAAAACAACAGTGAGCCATGTCTTACACTGGATGGATATTTCTGTCCCCAGTGCAGAGCCAAATACTGTGAACTTCCTGTGGAATGCAAGATCTGTG gtCTTACACTGGTGTCTGCGCCTCATCTGGCTCGGTCTTACCATCACTTGTTTCCTTTGGATGCCTTTCAGGAAATTCCACTGGAGGAATATCAGGGAGAACG gtaCTGTCAAGGCTGCCAGGCCGAAATCAAAGATCAAAAT GTTTATATATGTAAAGTATGCAAGAATGCATTCTGTGTGGAATGTGACGTGTTTGTTCATGATTCTCTGCACTGCTGTCCGGGCTGTATTCACGAGCACCCTGCTCCTGTATCTGTATGA